One Mycolicibacterium fortuitum subsp. fortuitum genomic window carries:
- a CDS encoding MlaE family ABC transporter permease codes for MTSSLAPLGKPLRAIGGFFGMTLDVIVGIFTTPLAWREYLTQSWFVARVSMLPAVLMIIPYAVINTFIFNILLGEFGAADFSGAGAAFFNVNQIGPIVTVLVTAGASATAMCADLGARTIREELDAQRVMGIDPIQAMVIPRVLAATTVSVALMGLVVLVGMLASFFFCVFALNVSAGVFVAGMTVVTGLGDVIVSIIKSFLFGLGAGLIACYKGISVGGGPAGVGNAVNETVVFSFMVLFTINIIVTAIGVQFTLQ; via the coding sequence ATGACGTCCAGTCTTGCGCCGCTGGGCAAGCCTCTTCGCGCTATCGGAGGGTTTTTCGGCATGACCCTCGACGTGATCGTGGGGATCTTCACCACGCCGCTGGCGTGGCGTGAATACCTCACCCAGTCGTGGTTCGTGGCGCGGGTGTCGATGCTGCCGGCTGTGCTGATGATCATTCCGTACGCCGTTATCAACACCTTCATCTTCAACATCCTGCTCGGCGAGTTCGGCGCGGCAGACTTCTCCGGTGCCGGTGCGGCATTTTTCAACGTCAATCAGATCGGACCGATCGTCACTGTGTTGGTGACCGCCGGCGCCAGCGCCACCGCGATGTGCGCAGATCTGGGTGCTCGCACCATCCGAGAAGAGCTCGATGCCCAGCGAGTGATGGGAATCGATCCCATTCAAGCGATGGTCATCCCACGGGTCCTGGCGGCCACCACCGTCTCGGTGGCGCTTATGGGATTGGTGGTGCTGGTGGGCATGTTGGCGTCGTTCTTCTTCTGTGTGTTTGCCCTCAATGTGTCCGCGGGCGTGTTCGTCGCCGGTATGACGGTGGTGACCGGACTGGGCGACGTCATTGTTTCGATCATCAAATCGTTCCTGTTCGGGTTGGGCGCGGGACTCATCGCCTGCTACAAGGGAATTTCTGTAGGAGGCGGGCCGGCCGGTGTCGGCAACGCCGTCAATGAAACGGTCGTTTTCTCCTTCATGGTGCTGTTCACCATCAACATCATCGTCACCGCCATCGGTGTCCAGTTCACGCTGCAATGA
- a CDS encoding MaoC family dehydratase has translation MSVDLQLVTAGTELPPHTVTDVRDEDVRIVALVLRDPNPIHYDLKEVARLGFGDRAVNQGGATMAYIASYLTALTGSRAAIKELSCAFRGNVFAGDDVTVGATVTSVTETNEGRLVACDVWADVVGGKRAITGTALLSI, from the coding sequence ATGTCTGTTGATCTGCAATTGGTAACGGCTGGAACGGAACTGCCGCCACACACCGTCACTGACGTGCGCGACGAAGACGTCCGCATCGTCGCGCTGGTGCTGCGCGATCCCAATCCCATCCACTACGACCTCAAGGAGGTCGCCCGGCTGGGCTTCGGTGACCGCGCCGTGAACCAGGGCGGCGCCACCATGGCGTACATCGCCAGCTACCTGACTGCCCTCACCGGCAGCCGGGCAGCCATCAAGGAACTGTCATGTGCCTTCCGCGGCAATGTTTTTGCCGGGGACGACGTAACGGTGGGCGCCACCGTCACCTCGGTGACCGAGACCAACGAGGGCCGGCTTGTGGCCTGCGACGTGTGGGCCGATGTCGTCGGGGGAAAACGAGCGATCACCGGAACGGCATTGCTGAGTATCTGA
- a CDS encoding MCE family protein gives MTNPHEKRLFSKRWWPLILISVVAALVFAAVTSFLGTFQSVVPVTLNADRSGLVLETGAKVKLRGVDVGKVRSISSGAQDGAQMKLDIDRDQIRFIPANVEAKIAVTTVFGAKFVQLSLPDNPSPKRLASGAQLQSTNVTAEVNTVFENVVDLLDMIDPVKLNSVLTAVADAVRGRGERIGEATTDLNEVLTALNARSEVFREDIHALGDFSATYGAAAEDIVAVLDAVSTTSATVVEHDNALDGLLLNAIGLSQDGTSLLASSKDNLIGAINGLEPTTALLEMYSPTYKCTLQGADWLIDNGKGIWGGDGRTFVVDVALLPGNDPYRYPDNLPVVGAKGGPGGKPGCGSLPDVTKNFPVRQLITNTGWGTGVDIRPNPGIGSPCYANYFPVTRAVPEPPSIRKCLPGPAPGPQPYPGAPPYGAPFYGPGGVPLWPGIPAATSDSAPPPPPAAAPTAGQPHQDGQP, from the coding sequence GTGACAAACCCACACGAGAAGCGGCTGTTCTCCAAACGGTGGTGGCCGCTGATCCTGATCAGCGTGGTGGCCGCGTTGGTGTTTGCCGCAGTGACCTCGTTCCTCGGGACGTTCCAGTCGGTCGTCCCAGTCACTCTCAACGCCGACCGGTCGGGACTGGTCCTGGAGACCGGGGCCAAAGTGAAGCTGCGCGGTGTCGACGTGGGCAAGGTGCGCAGCATCAGTAGCGGCGCCCAGGACGGCGCACAAATGAAACTGGACATCGATCGCGATCAGATCCGTTTCATCCCCGCCAACGTCGAGGCCAAGATCGCCGTCACCACGGTGTTCGGCGCAAAGTTTGTGCAGTTGAGTCTGCCAGACAATCCCAGCCCGAAGCGGTTGGCCTCGGGGGCCCAACTGCAGTCGACCAATGTCACCGCCGAGGTCAACACGGTCTTTGAGAACGTGGTGGATCTGTTGGACATGATCGATCCGGTCAAGCTCAACTCGGTGCTGACCGCGGTCGCTGACGCGGTGCGCGGCCGCGGTGAGCGCATCGGCGAGGCCACAACCGATCTCAACGAGGTCTTGACGGCCCTGAATGCGCGCAGCGAAGTTTTCCGTGAGGACATCCATGCGCTCGGCGATTTCAGCGCCACCTACGGGGCGGCCGCAGAGGACATCGTCGCAGTCCTCGATGCCGTCTCCACCACCAGCGCCACTGTTGTCGAGCACGACAATGCCTTAGATGGTTTGTTGCTCAACGCAATCGGACTGTCCCAGGACGGGACGAGCTTGCTCGCTTCCAGCAAGGACAACCTGATCGGAGCGATCAATGGTCTTGAACCCACCACGGCGCTACTGGAGATGTATAGCCCCACCTACAAATGCACGCTGCAAGGCGCTGACTGGTTGATCGACAATGGCAAGGGCATCTGGGGCGGCGACGGGCGCACCTTCGTTGTCGATGTCGCCCTGCTGCCCGGCAATGATCCCTACCGTTATCCGGACAACCTTCCGGTCGTGGGTGCCAAGGGCGGCCCAGGCGGAAAGCCCGGATGTGGTTCTCTGCCCGATGTCACCAAGAACTTCCCGGTGCGTCAACTGATCACCAACACCGGGTGGGGCACAGGGGTAGATATCCGGCCTAATCCCGGAATCGGAAGTCCGTGCTATGCGAACTACTTCCCAGTCACGCGTGCCGTACCTGAGCCACCCAGCATCCGCAAGTGCCTGCCCGGACCGGCCCCGGGACCACAGCCCTACCCAGGAGCACCACCGTATGGTGCGCCGTTCTACGGTCCCGGCGGTGTGCCGCTATGGCCAGGAATCCCCGCCGCAACAAGTGATTCCGCACCGCCGCCACCTCCGGCAGCGGCACCAACGGCCGGTCAACCGCATCAGGACGGTCAGCCGTGA
- a CDS encoding MCE family protein, which translates to MTKNLAGIVWRLAIFMTACILALAATVIVFAQFRFGGDAHDYSAQFSNVSGLREGDMVRVAGVEVGKISHITVNPDATVQVDFTAGREAVLTEGTRAEIRYDDLIGGRYMTLTDGAASTAVLAAGATIPLDRTQPALDLDSVTGGFRPLFRALDPEKVNELSGQLLQALQGEGVTIGSFLNHAAALTNTLADRDVLIGQVVDNLNVVLSSLGGQTDQLDKAVTNLSELVAGLAERKSDISNAVAHTNAASATIADLLGQTRQPAQKVIRETDRVAGNVLLDHEYFDRILNELPDKYRILNRQGMYGDYFSFYFCDVVLKLNGKGGQPVFVKVAGQSTGRCAPR; encoded by the coding sequence ATGACCAAGAACCTCGCAGGCATCGTCTGGCGCCTGGCGATTTTCATGACCGCCTGCATACTGGCGCTGGCCGCGACCGTCATCGTGTTTGCACAGTTCCGGTTCGGCGGTGATGCCCACGACTACTCCGCACAATTCAGCAACGTCTCGGGTCTGCGCGAAGGTGACATGGTCCGCGTCGCGGGCGTGGAGGTCGGCAAAATCAGCCACATCACTGTCAACCCCGACGCCACTGTCCAGGTCGATTTCACCGCAGGCCGCGAGGCCGTCCTGACTGAAGGCACACGCGCAGAGATCCGTTACGACGACCTCATCGGTGGCCGCTACATGACCTTGACCGACGGAGCCGCCAGCACTGCCGTGCTGGCGGCAGGCGCGACCATCCCGCTGGACCGGACCCAACCGGCGCTGGATCTAGATTCGGTCACCGGCGGCTTCCGCCCGCTGTTTCGGGCGTTGGATCCAGAAAAGGTCAACGAACTCAGCGGACAGCTATTACAGGCTCTGCAAGGCGAGGGTGTGACCATTGGATCATTCCTCAACCACGCTGCCGCACTGACGAACACATTGGCTGACCGCGACGTGCTGATTGGCCAAGTGGTCGACAATTTGAACGTAGTCTTGAGTTCCCTTGGCGGGCAGACTGATCAACTGGACAAGGCAGTCACCAATTTGTCCGAGCTTGTTGCCGGTTTGGCGGAACGAAAATCCGATATCAGCAACGCGGTAGCTCACACCAACGCAGCATCCGCGACCATTGCCGACCTGCTGGGGCAGACCCGCCAGCCCGCGCAGAAGGTAATTCGCGAAACCGATCGGGTCGCGGGCAACGTGCTGCTTGACCACGAGTACTTCGACCGGATCCTCAACGAACTACCCGACAAGTACCGGATCCTCAACCGCCAAGGCATGTATGGCGACTACTTCAGTTTCTACTTCTGCGACGTGGTGCTCAAGCTCAACGGCAAAGGAGGCCAGCCGGTCTTCGTCAAGGTGGCCGGCCAAAGTACCGGGAGGTGTGCGCCGCGATGA
- a CDS encoding ABC transporter permease encodes MPQSLTRSAPATRFPRLARTRDRIVAGWDRIAEQTEFYFLTLARIPDAAMNYRPEVLRLIAQMGLGSGALASIGGTIVIVGFMTMTTGAIVAAQGYTQFQSVGVEAFTGFASAFFIPRLIIPGTAQVTLTATIGAGATAQIGAMKINEEVDALEVIGIRSVTYLAATRVLAGTIVVIPLYATALMTGFLAARFGTTVVYGQAGGVYDHYFNTFLNTRDLVVSFAQTIVMIVVVMLICTYYGYTAGGGPAGVGEAVGRAVRASMVVGAIVLMAVTLAVYGQSGNFHLAG; translated from the coding sequence ATGCCTCAATCGCTGACACGCTCAGCACCGGCCACGCGATTTCCACGCCTGGCACGAACCCGTGACCGGATAGTGGCCGGGTGGGACCGGATCGCTGAACAGACCGAGTTCTACTTCCTGACGTTGGCCCGCATTCCCGACGCGGCCATGAACTATCGTCCTGAGGTCTTGCGTCTGATTGCTCAAATGGGCTTGGGCTCAGGGGCGTTGGCCTCTATCGGTGGAACGATCGTGATCGTCGGCTTCATGACGATGACCACGGGTGCCATCGTGGCCGCCCAGGGCTACACCCAGTTTCAGTCCGTTGGTGTCGAGGCTTTCACCGGCTTCGCGTCAGCATTTTTCATCCCGCGACTGATCATCCCTGGCACTGCCCAAGTCACTTTGACCGCGACCATCGGCGCCGGGGCGACCGCCCAGATCGGCGCGATGAAGATCAACGAAGAGGTCGACGCGCTGGAAGTAATCGGCATCCGCAGCGTGACTTACCTTGCCGCTACCCGGGTTTTGGCGGGCACCATTGTCGTGATACCGCTGTACGCCACCGCCTTGATGACCGGGTTCTTGGCCGCGCGCTTTGGCACCACGGTGGTCTACGGCCAAGCAGGCGGTGTGTATGACCATTACTTCAACACCTTCCTCAACACCCGGGATCTGGTTGTTTCATTCGCTCAGACGATCGTCATGATCGTGGTGGTCATGCTGATCTGTACCTACTACGGCTATACCGCCGGCGGTGGTCCGGCAGGAGTGGGCGAAGCAGTCGGCCGAGCAGTCCGGGCATCGATGGTGGTGGGGGCCATTGTGCTCATGGCCGTCACTCTCGCGGTTTACGGCCAGTCCGGCAACTTCCATCTGGCGGGGTGA
- a CDS encoding acyl-CoA dehydrogenase family protein, which yields MALQPTDEETALREAVSGVVARFGHSYFQECARTGEPMQQLWDTLGELGFLGLNIPEQYGGQGAGLTELAIVLEEMSAGGCPELAMVLSQGIVGSILPLHGTDEQKQRYLPGIASGAEKFVFALTEPDAGSNSHNVSTTAVRDGSDWVVNGTKYYISGIDHADHFLLVAKTGVDEKSGRGELTLFIVDDPNPPGFDKQLIPTALRAPERQYTLFFDGMRLPADSVVGQVGAGLRPLFDGLNPERVLSAVICTGIGRYAVAKAAEYARTRRVWGGVPIGSHQGVAHPLAEAAIELEAARTMVWRAAALFDAALPAGEESNIAKFLASRAGMKALDTAIQTHGGNGLAEDYGLADLWSIVRLQQIAPVSSQMVLNHYAQHALKLPRTY from the coding sequence ATCGCGTTGCAACCCACTGATGAGGAGACCGCGCTGCGCGAAGCGGTGTCTGGTGTGGTAGCCCGGTTCGGCCACTCCTACTTCCAGGAGTGCGCCCGCACCGGAGAACCCATGCAGCAGCTGTGGGATACGCTGGGCGAGCTAGGATTTCTCGGTCTCAACATCCCCGAGCAATACGGCGGTCAGGGTGCGGGACTGACAGAACTGGCCATCGTGCTGGAAGAGATGTCTGCCGGCGGATGCCCAGAGCTGGCCATGGTGCTCAGCCAGGGTATCGTCGGATCGATTCTGCCGCTGCACGGAACCGACGAGCAGAAGCAGCGTTACCTGCCAGGGATCGCCAGTGGCGCAGAGAAATTCGTTTTCGCGTTGACCGAACCGGACGCCGGATCCAACTCGCACAACGTGTCCACCACCGCCGTGCGAGACGGATCGGATTGGGTGGTCAACGGCACCAAATACTACATCTCCGGCATCGATCACGCCGATCACTTCCTACTGGTGGCCAAGACTGGCGTCGATGAGAAGTCCGGCCGCGGCGAGCTGACCTTGTTCATCGTCGATGATCCCAACCCACCCGGATTCGACAAGCAGTTGATTCCCACCGCATTGCGCGCACCTGAGCGTCAGTACACGCTCTTCTTCGACGGGATGCGTCTGCCTGCCGATTCGGTCGTCGGCCAGGTGGGAGCGGGACTGCGACCGTTGTTCGACGGGCTCAACCCCGAGCGTGTTCTGAGTGCGGTCATCTGCACCGGGATCGGACGCTACGCCGTGGCCAAGGCCGCCGAGTACGCGCGCACCCGCCGGGTGTGGGGTGGCGTGCCTATCGGAAGTCACCAAGGTGTGGCACATCCGTTGGCCGAAGCCGCCATTGAACTAGAGGCGGCAAGGACCATGGTGTGGCGGGCCGCGGCATTGTTCGATGCGGCTCTGCCGGCCGGTGAAGAGTCCAACATCGCAAAGTTCCTCGCCTCCAGAGCGGGTATGAAGGCACTCGACACCGCTATTCAGACCCACGGCGGTAACGGCCTGGCAGAGGACTACGGACTGGCCGACCTGTGGTCGATTGTGCGCCTTCAACAGATCGCGCCCGTGTCCAGCCAAATGGTGCTCAACCATTACGCCCAGCACGCACTCAAATTGCCCAGGACCTACTGA